The following proteins come from a genomic window of Bradyrhizobium paxllaeri:
- the moaA gene encoding GTP 3',8-cyclase MoaA has protein sequence MNGSLSPDQLIRPMVDPFGRTIRYLRVSVTDRCDLRCFYCMSEDMTFLPKKDLLTLEELDRLCSAFIAKGVRKIRLTGGEPLVRRNVMTLVRSLSRHLGSGALDELTLTTNGSQLARFASELRDCGIRRVNVSLDTLDAQKFRAITRWGDLDKVLAGIEAARNAGLAVKINAVALKNMNEEEIPSLMEWAHGKGMALTLIEVMPMGEIGEGRIDQYVPLSLLRARLAQHYTLTDLDENTGGPARYVRVTETGGKLGFITPMTHNFCESCNRVRITCTGTLHTCLGHEDASDLRKPLRASAEDALLSAAIDRAIGLKPKGHDFIIDRRHNRPSVSRHMSVTGG, from the coding sequence ATGAACGGATCCCTGTCACCCGATCAGCTGATACGCCCGATGGTCGATCCCTTCGGCCGGACCATCCGCTATCTGCGCGTGTCGGTGACGGATCGCTGCGACCTGCGCTGCTTCTACTGCATGTCCGAGGACATGACGTTCCTGCCGAAGAAGGATCTGCTGACGCTGGAGGAACTCGACCGGCTGTGCTCGGCCTTCATTGCCAAGGGCGTGCGAAAGATCCGCCTCACCGGCGGCGAGCCGCTGGTCCGGCGCAATGTCATGACGCTGGTGCGCTCGCTGTCGCGGCACCTTGGTTCCGGCGCGCTCGACGAACTGACGCTGACCACCAACGGCTCGCAACTGGCGCGTTTCGCCAGCGAGTTGCGCGATTGCGGCATCCGCCGCGTCAACGTCTCGCTCGACACGCTCGATGCGCAGAAGTTCCGCGCCATCACCCGCTGGGGCGATCTCGACAAGGTTCTGGCCGGCATCGAGGCCGCACGGAACGCGGGCCTTGCGGTCAAGATCAATGCGGTGGCGCTGAAGAACATGAACGAGGAGGAAATCCCCTCGCTGATGGAATGGGCGCACGGCAAGGGCATGGCGCTGACGCTGATCGAAGTCATGCCGATGGGCGAGATCGGCGAAGGCCGCATCGACCAATATGTACCGCTGTCGTTGTTGCGCGCGCGGCTGGCCCAGCACTACACGCTCACCGACCTCGACGAAAATACCGGCGGCCCCGCCCGCTATGTCCGCGTTACCGAGACCGGCGGCAAGCTCGGCTTCATCACGCCGATGACCCATAATTTCTGTGAGTCCTGCAATCGGGTACGGATCACCTGCACCGGCACGCTGCACACCTGCCTCGGCCACGAGGATGCCTCCGATTTGCGCAAGCCGCTGCGGGCCTCCGCCGAGGACGCACTGCTGTCGGCGGCCATCGATCGCGCCATCGGGCTGAAGCCGAAGGGCCACGACTTCATCATCGACCGCCGGCATAACCGCCCGAGTGTCTCGCGCCACATGAGCGTGACCGGCGGCTAA
- a CDS encoding flavodoxin family protein, with translation MAAPDVRKGMPPVKLPREEFETRYRRRFVDPAFQPLQHELDAIVAAAWDAYSHSRKAPLTRKAGAGFADPDYEISVDWLAAREAILAAQRRHDDAAAQPLILIINGSARSEHTCPGEMSKTWRLVKLAEPLLAGMGFAVDILDLSRLASEYGRQIHPCKSCVATAMPLCHWPCSCYPNYALSQTDDWMNEIYPLWVAAHGILIVTPVNWYHAPTPLKAMMDRLVCADGGNPDPTSTHGKHADQAKALELKGWPYPRHLAGRHFGLVVHGDSAGAEMLRRSLADWLTDMSLISAGRTAEAEGYVGYMEPYATSHQALDADRAFQEEARNAARALGNAVKLARAGKFENPGKGLVDPNPK, from the coding sequence ATGGCGGCGCCGGACGTACGCAAGGGAATGCCGCCCGTCAAATTGCCTCGCGAGGAATTCGAGACGCGCTATCGCCGCCGCTTCGTCGATCCGGCCTTTCAGCCGCTGCAGCACGAGCTCGACGCCATCGTCGCGGCCGCCTGGGACGCCTACAGCCATTCGCGTAAAGCGCCACTAACGCGCAAGGCCGGCGCGGGCTTTGCCGATCCTGACTACGAAATTTCGGTGGACTGGCTCGCAGCGCGTGAAGCCATTCTCGCGGCGCAACGGCGCCACGACGATGCGGCCGCGCAGCCGCTAATCCTGATCATCAACGGCTCGGCACGCAGCGAGCACACCTGTCCCGGCGAGATGTCGAAGACGTGGCGGCTGGTCAAGCTCGCCGAGCCGCTGCTGGCCGGGATGGGATTTGCGGTGGACATCCTCGATCTGTCGCGGCTGGCGTCGGAGTATGGCCGGCAGATTCATCCCTGCAAATCCTGCGTCGCCACCGCGATGCCGCTGTGTCACTGGCCCTGCAGTTGCTATCCGAACTACGCGCTCAGCCAGACCGACGACTGGATGAACGAGATCTATCCGTTGTGGGTGGCAGCGCACGGCATTCTGATCGTGACGCCGGTGAACTGGTATCACGCGCCGACGCCGCTGAAGGCGATGATGGACCGGCTGGTCTGCGCCGACGGCGGCAATCCCGATCCAACATCCACCCATGGCAAGCATGCCGACCAGGCCAAGGCGCTCGAACTGAAGGGATGGCCCTACCCGCGGCATCTGGCCGGACGTCACTTCGGGCTCGTCGTGCACGGCGACAGCGCCGGCGCCGAGATGCTGCGCCGCTCGCTGGCGGACTGGCTGACCGACATGTCGCTGATCTCGGCCGGCCGCACCGCGGAAGCCGAGGGCTATGTCGGCTACATGGAGCCCTACGCCACCTCGCATCAGGCGCTGGACGCGGACCGTGCATTCCAGGAGGAGGCGCGCAACGCCGCGCGTGCTCTCGGGAACGCGGTGAAGTTGGCGCGGGCGGGGAAGTTCGAGAATCCCGGAAAGGGACTCGTCGATCCCAATCCGAAGTAG
- a CDS encoding DUF2059 domain-containing protein has protein sequence MKSLSRILSAAGLAVGLALTAVPADAQQKNAPAPAQQLKPGSPGAIAAAKEILAMKNASAMYANAVPNLVEQTKNVLLQSNLNYQKDLNEVAVIVAKNLAGREKEIGDGMAQVYANEFTEQELKDLVTFYKSPLGQKLLASEPRAIQFSMSYMNQWAQAFAETINGQFRAEMKKRGKDI, from the coding sequence ATGAAGAGCCTTTCACGGATTTTGTCGGCGGCCGGCCTTGCAGTGGGACTGGCCCTGACCGCCGTCCCGGCCGACGCGCAGCAGAAAAACGCGCCGGCTCCCGCGCAACAACTGAAACCCGGTTCGCCGGGGGCGATCGCCGCCGCCAAGGAAATCCTGGCGATGAAGAACGCGAGCGCGATGTACGCCAACGCCGTTCCCAATCTCGTCGAGCAGACCAAGAACGTGCTGTTGCAGAGCAATCTGAACTATCAGAAGGATCTCAACGAAGTCGCCGTGATCGTGGCCAAGAATCTCGCCGGCCGCGAGAAGGAGATCGGCGATGGCATGGCACAGGTCTACGCCAACGAGTTCACCGAGCAGGAACTGAAGGACCTCGTCACCTTCTACAAGTCGCCGCTCGGACAGAAGCTGCTCGCGAGCGAACCCCGTGCGATCCAGTTCAGCATGTCCTACATGAACCAGTGGGCGCAGGCCTTTGCCGAAACGATCAACGGCCAGTTCCGCGCCGAGATGAAGAAGCGCGGCAAGGATATCTGA
- the gph gene encoding phosphoglycolate phosphatase (PGP is an essential enzyme in the glycolate salvage pathway in higher organisms (photorespiration in plants). Phosphoglycolate results from the oxidase activity of RubisCO in the Calvin cycle when concentrations of carbon dioxide are low relative to oxygen. This enzyme is a member of the Haloacid Dehalogenase (HAD) superfamily of aspartate-nucleophile hydrolase enzymes (PF00702).), translating to MTRTVVFDLDGTLVDTAPDLIAALNFVLAREGLAPVPVKTARNMIGAGARKLIERGLEAEGRVTSVEDVNRLTKNFIDYYADHIADASRPFEGLEAALDDLAAQGCRFAVCTNKLEWLSKRLLDKLGLSGRFAAICGADTFGVSKPDPIILQQTVARAGGDIGATIMVGDAGPDVGVARRAGVPVIGVEFGYTDVPIAELKPDRLIGHMRELPAAVDGLRKAVSQA from the coding sequence ATGACTCGCACCGTTGTCTTCGACCTCGACGGCACCCTCGTCGACACCGCCCCCGACCTGATTGCCGCGCTCAATTTCGTGCTGGCGCGCGAAGGCCTGGCGCCCGTACCCGTGAAAACGGCGCGCAACATGATCGGTGCGGGCGCCCGCAAACTGATCGAGCGCGGGCTCGAAGCGGAAGGCCGCGTCACGAGCGTCGAGGACGTCAACCGGCTGACCAAGAATTTCATCGACTATTACGCGGACCATATCGCGGACGCCTCGCGTCCCTTCGAAGGGCTGGAAGCCGCGCTGGACGATCTGGCGGCGCAGGGGTGCCGCTTTGCGGTGTGCACCAACAAGCTGGAATGGCTGTCGAAGCGGCTGCTCGACAAATTGGGCCTGAGCGGACGGTTTGCGGCGATCTGCGGCGCCGACACGTTCGGCGTCTCCAAGCCGGACCCCATCATCCTGCAGCAGACGGTGGCGCGGGCCGGCGGAGATATCGGCGCGACCATCATGGTGGGCGATGCCGGACCTGACGTCGGTGTCGCCAGGCGGGCCGGCGTTCCCGTGATCGGGGTCGAATTCGGCTACACCGATGTGCCGATCGCCGAGCTCAAGCCCGACCGGCTGATCGGCCATATGCGTGAGCTGCCGGCTGCGGTGGACGGGCTGAGAAAGGCCGTGTCTCAGGCCTAG
- the rpiA gene encoding ribose-5-phosphate isomerase RpiA, with the protein MDGLKRQAAAQALEQVQDGMKLGLGTGSTARHFVDLLGQRVAGGLRVVGVPTSEATRAQAEACKIPLTTLDEVDRLDLTIDGADEIDGALNLIKGGGGALLREKIVAAASDRMIVIADDTKWVDVLGRFPLPVEVIPFGLAATQRAMADAFAQSGVSGQMGLRKGKDGHVFVTDGGHWIVDAHLGRIADAPRLAGLLSLIPGVVEHGLFIGLASTAVLAGAQGIRVVERR; encoded by the coding sequence ATGGACGGACTTAAGCGGCAGGCGGCGGCACAGGCGCTGGAGCAGGTACAGGACGGCATGAAGCTCGGACTCGGCACCGGCTCGACCGCCAGGCATTTTGTCGATCTGCTCGGTCAGCGCGTGGCCGGTGGGTTGCGCGTGGTCGGCGTGCCGACTTCGGAAGCGACCCGCGCCCAGGCCGAGGCCTGCAAGATTCCCCTGACCACGCTCGATGAAGTTGACCGGCTCGATCTCACCATCGACGGCGCTGACGAGATCGATGGTGCGCTCAACCTGATCAAGGGCGGCGGTGGCGCGCTGCTGCGGGAGAAGATCGTGGCGGCGGCCTCGGATCGCATGATCGTGATTGCCGACGATACCAAATGGGTCGATGTCCTCGGCCGTTTCCCTTTACCTGTCGAGGTGATCCCGTTCGGGCTGGCCGCAACCCAGCGGGCCATGGCGGATGCATTTGCCCAAAGCGGCGTTTCCGGGCAAATGGGGCTCCGCAAGGGCAAGGACGGCCACGTTTTTGTCACCGATGGCGGCCACTGGATTGTCGATGCCCATCTCGGGCGCATTGCCGATGCGCCGCGTCTGGCGGGCCTGTTGAGCCTGATCCCGGGTGTCGTCGAACATGGGTTGTTCATTGGCCTGGCCAGCACCGCCGTCCTGGCAGGTGCCCAGGGAATTCGCGTAGTTGAGCGGCGGTAA
- a CDS encoding cysteine hydrolase family protein, with protein MAGIRDATHLCIDMQNIFAKGGVWETPWMERVLPVISEICARYRERTVFTRFITPEQPEDRRGQWRAYFTKWQRATRGKLAPGALEIVPELARYSPPALVVDKPAYSAFFGSRLGHLLVERHVDTVVVSGAETDVCVLSTVLGAVDLGFRVVIVQDALCSSSDAGHDALMTMYRMRFNEQIDLITSAELFDMWRPD; from the coding sequence ATGGCGGGAATTCGCGACGCTACGCATCTGTGCATCGACATGCAAAACATCTTCGCCAAGGGCGGCGTGTGGGAAACGCCGTGGATGGAGCGGGTGTTGCCGGTCATCTCGGAGATCTGCGCGCGCTACCGGGAGCGGACGGTGTTCACGCGCTTCATCACGCCGGAACAGCCGGAAGACCGGCGCGGCCAATGGCGGGCCTATTTCACGAAATGGCAGCGCGCGACGCGCGGCAAGCTCGCGCCCGGCGCGCTCGAGATCGTGCCAGAGCTGGCGCGCTATTCGCCGCCGGCGCTTGTTGTCGACAAGCCCGCTTACTCGGCATTCTTCGGCTCCCGGCTCGGTCATCTCCTGGTCGAGCGGCACGTCGACACCGTGGTGGTGTCGGGCGCGGAGACCGACGTCTGTGTCCTTTCCACCGTGCTCGGCGCGGTCGATCTCGGCTTCCGCGTCGTCATCGTACAGGACGCGCTGTGCAGTTCGTCCGACGCCGGCCACGATGCGCTGATGACCATGTACCGGATGCGCTTCAACGAACAGATCGATCTGATCACGTCAGCGGAGCTGTTCGACATGTGGCGTCCGGACTAG
- the gor gene encoding glutathione-disulfide reductase, with protein MAEFDVDLFVIGGGSGGVRAARIAAGHGAKVMVAEEYRMGGTCVIRGCVPKKLFVLGSHVRHEIEDAAGFGWTIPEFSFNWSTLVANKDKEIARLEGIYAANVEKSGARIAKTRAVLEDAHTLRLMTGETVTAKYVLIATGGAPNHGREIPGIEHVISSNEAFHLAELPKRIVIQGGGYIALEFAGIFAGFGSDVTVVYRGDNILRGFDEDVRKHVRAEMEKQGITIITGCTIDKVDKHGNEYTTHLSDGSSIASEKVMFAIGRHPNVANLGLEKAGVAINPANGGIAVDEWSKTSVDNIYAIGDVTHRLNLTPVAIREGHAFADTVFGKRPVAVDHATIPTAVFSQPEVGTVGLTEAQARAQVNHVDIYKADFRPIKATMSGRDTRVLMKLVVDGTTDRVLGCHIVGDTAAEIVQAVAIAVKMKATKADFDATIALHPTAAEELVTMRTPTARYVRQAAE; from the coding sequence ATGGCTGAGTTCGACGTCGATCTGTTTGTCATCGGTGGTGGTTCGGGCGGCGTGCGCGCCGCCCGCATCGCGGCCGGCCATGGCGCAAAAGTCATGGTCGCCGAAGAATACCGGATGGGCGGCACCTGCGTGATCCGCGGTTGCGTGCCGAAAAAACTGTTCGTGCTCGGCTCGCACGTTCGCCACGAAATCGAGGACGCCGCTGGTTTCGGCTGGACCATCCCCGAATTTTCCTTCAACTGGTCCACTCTTGTCGCCAACAAGGACAAGGAGATCGCGCGGCTCGAAGGCATCTACGCCGCCAATGTCGAGAAAAGCGGCGCCCGCATCGCGAAGACCCGCGCGGTGCTGGAAGACGCCCACACGCTGCGGCTGATGACCGGCGAAACGGTCACCGCGAAATACGTCCTGATCGCGACCGGCGGCGCGCCGAATCATGGTCGCGAGATCCCCGGCATCGAGCACGTGATTTCCTCCAACGAGGCGTTTCACCTCGCCGAGCTGCCGAAACGCATCGTCATCCAGGGCGGCGGCTATATCGCGCTGGAATTCGCCGGCATCTTTGCCGGCTTCGGCTCCGACGTCACGGTGGTCTATCGCGGCGACAACATCTTGCGCGGTTTTGACGAGGACGTTCGCAAGCATGTCCGCGCCGAGATGGAGAAGCAGGGCATCACCATCATCACCGGCTGCACCATCGATAAAGTGGACAAGCACGGCAACGAATACACGACGCATTTGTCTGATGGTTCGAGCATCGCATCAGAGAAGGTGATGTTCGCGATCGGCCGCCATCCGAACGTCGCCAATCTCGGGTTGGAAAAGGCCGGCGTCGCCATCAATCCGGCGAATGGCGGCATCGCCGTCGACGAGTGGTCGAAGACCTCGGTCGACAACATCTATGCGATCGGCGACGTCACCCATCGCCTCAACCTGACGCCGGTCGCGATCCGCGAGGGCCACGCCTTCGCCGACACCGTGTTCGGCAAGCGCCCGGTAGCGGTCGATCACGCAACCATCCCGACGGCGGTATTCTCGCAGCCCGAAGTCGGCACCGTCGGCCTGACCGAAGCGCAGGCGCGTGCGCAGGTGAACCATGTCGATATCTACAAGGCCGATTTCCGCCCGATCAAGGCGACGATGTCCGGCCGCGACACCCGCGTGCTGATGAAGCTCGTGGTCGACGGCACTACCGACCGCGTGCTCGGCTGTCACATCGTCGGCGACACGGCGGCCGAGATCGTGCAGGCGGTTGCGATCGCCGTGAAGATGAAGGCAACGAAAGCCGATTTCGACGCGACCATCGCGCTGCATCCGACGGCGGCGGAAGAGCTGGTGACGATGCGCACGCCGACGGCGCGGTATGTGCGGCAGGCGGCGGAGTAG
- a CDS encoding SDR family NAD(P)-dependent oxidoreductase: MRELVGKTAFVTGGAGGIGLALGRAFARARMKVMLADIETEALQAAVTGLREISPDVSGTICDVADAASVERAAQATFDAFGKVHVVCNNAGVAAGGGIDQISLDNWRWVIDVNLMGVLHGIKSFLPHIRAHGEGGHIVNTASMAGMQSDLGFSPYGASKFAVVSMSEGLSLRLKPHGIGVSVLCPSYVRTRIGESGRNRPERYGPTQPLDPASPAAALVAELARNIDAGLEPDAVAARVLAAIRDDELYIFTHPGMRAEVEPRFAAILAAMDRVSPP, from the coding sequence ATGCGCGAGCTTGTGGGCAAGACCGCCTTTGTGACCGGCGGGGCTGGTGGAATCGGTTTGGCGCTCGGCCGCGCCTTTGCGCGAGCCCGCATGAAGGTGATGCTGGCCGATATCGAGACGGAAGCGCTGCAGGCCGCCGTCACAGGCCTGCGGGAAATCTCGCCCGATGTCAGCGGCACCATCTGCGACGTCGCCGATGCTGCGAGCGTGGAACGCGCCGCCCAGGCCACATTCGACGCCTTCGGCAAGGTGCACGTGGTCTGCAACAATGCCGGCGTTGCCGCAGGCGGCGGCATCGACCAGATCTCGCTCGACAATTGGCGCTGGGTGATCGACGTCAACCTGATGGGCGTGCTTCACGGCATCAAGAGCTTTCTGCCGCACATCCGCGCGCATGGCGAGGGCGGCCATATCGTCAACACCGCGTCGATGGCGGGGATGCAGAGCGACTTGGGATTCAGCCCCTATGGGGCGAGCAAATTCGCCGTGGTGAGTATGTCGGAAGGGCTGAGCCTTCGGCTCAAGCCGCACGGCATCGGCGTCAGCGTATTGTGTCCAAGCTATGTGCGCACGCGTATCGGCGAGAGCGGGCGCAACCGGCCCGAGCGCTACGGCCCGACGCAGCCGCTCGATCCCGCCAGCCCTGCCGCGGCCTTGGTCGCCGAGCTTGCCCGGAATATCGACGCCGGACTTGAGCCCGACGCGGTCGCCGCGCGGGTGCTCGCCGCGATCCGCGACGATGAACTCTATATTTTTACCCATCCAGGCATGCGGGCGGAGGTTGAGCCGCGTTTCGCCGCCATTTTGGCCGCAATGGATCGGGTTTCACCCCCATAA
- a CDS encoding TRAP transporter large permease, which yields MITLEMMPPLMFGGLILAMLIGFPVAFTLAALGLSFGFLSIHLGFFDLNFLQAIPGRIFGGVLSNELLLAIPFFTFMGSVLERCGLAEDMLDSMGQLFGPVRGGLGYSVIIVGFILGAITGTVAAQVIAMALISMPVMLRYGYNVRYITGVLAASGTITQLVPPSLVLIVMADQLGKSVGDMYLGAWGPSILQIVLFAGYTFFLALFFPHHVPAVPKEARTLTGWPLWRKCLMGIIPSAVLIFVVLGTMMMGLATPTEAGAMGAIGAIVLAAVHHKDLSSKGHKMLLIGIAATGVAVILEILVGESKMLKLTFAVLYLAVVWLCLEAVRIPDLRDLIKQGYQSTMRLSCMVVFILIGSTCFSVVFLGINGGVWLEHHLTSIPGGVWGFLIFINLFIFFLAFFLDFFEIAFIILPMVAPIAQKVLAPVVGPDAALIWFGVMLCVNMQTSFLHPPFGFALFYLRGVAPREVKSSDIYWGALPWIGLQAIMVAIVIAFPVVVTALLDKPLDVDLSKVKIEVPQIELPPLDFGGPKQ from the coding sequence ATGATCACGCTGGAGATGATGCCGCCGCTGATGTTCGGCGGCTTGATTCTGGCCATGCTGATTGGCTTCCCGGTGGCCTTCACACTGGCAGCCCTCGGGCTGTCGTTCGGCTTCCTGTCGATCCATCTCGGCTTTTTCGACCTCAACTTCCTGCAGGCAATTCCGGGCCGCATCTTCGGCGGCGTGCTATCCAACGAATTGCTGCTGGCAATTCCCTTCTTCACCTTCATGGGCTCCGTGCTCGAGCGCTGCGGCCTCGCCGAGGACATGCTTGATTCGATGGGCCAGTTGTTCGGCCCGGTTCGCGGCGGCCTCGGCTATTCCGTCATCATCGTCGGCTTCATCCTCGGCGCGATCACCGGCACGGTGGCGGCGCAGGTCATCGCCATGGCGCTGATCTCGATGCCGGTGATGCTGCGCTACGGCTACAATGTCCGCTACATCACCGGCGTGCTCGCCGCATCCGGCACCATCACCCAGCTCGTGCCGCCCTCGCTGGTCCTGATCGTGATGGCCGACCAGCTCGGCAAGTCGGTCGGCGACATGTATCTCGGCGCCTGGGGCCCCTCGATCCTGCAGATCGTCCTGTTCGCCGGCTACACGTTCTTCCTGGCGCTGTTTTTCCCCCATCACGTGCCGGCAGTGCCGAAGGAAGCGCGGACGCTGACGGGCTGGCCGCTCTGGCGCAAATGCCTGATGGGCATCATTCCCTCGGCCGTGCTGATCTTCGTGGTGCTGGGCACGATGATGATGGGCCTGGCCACGCCCACGGAAGCCGGCGCGATGGGCGCCATCGGCGCCATCGTTCTCGCCGCGGTCCACCACAAGGATCTGAGCAGCAAGGGGCACAAGATGCTCCTGATCGGTATCGCCGCCACCGGCGTCGCCGTCATCCTCGAGATTCTTGTCGGCGAAAGCAAAATGTTGAAGCTGACGTTCGCGGTGCTTTATCTCGCCGTCGTCTGGCTCTGCCTCGAAGCTGTCCGCATTCCGGACCTGCGCGACCTGATCAAGCAGGGCTACCAGTCGACCATGCGCCTCTCCTGCATGGTGGTGTTCATCCTGATCGGCTCGACCTGTTTCTCGGTGGTGTTCCTCGGCATCAACGGCGGCGTCTGGCTCGAGCATCATCTGACCTCGATTCCCGGCGGCGTTTGGGGATTCCTGATCTTCATCAACCTTTTCATCTTCTTCCTGGCGTTCTTCCTCGACTTTTTCGAGATCGCCTTCATCATCCTGCCGATGGTGGCGCCGATTGCACAGAAGGTGCTGGCGCCGGTGGTTGGCCCCGATGCCGCGCTGATCTGGTTCGGCGTCATGCTCTGCGTCAACATGCAGACCTCGTTCCTGCATCCGCCGTTCGGCTTTGCGCTGTTCTATCTGCGCGGCGTCGCGCCCAGGGAGGTCAAGAGCTCCGACATCTATTGGGGCGCCCTGCCCTGGATCGGCCTGCAGGCGATCATGGTAGCGATCGTGATCGCTTTCCCGGTCGTGGTGACGGCGCTGCTCGACAAGCCGCTCGACGTCGATCTCAGCAAGGTCAAGATCGAGGTGCCGCAGATCGAACTGCCGCCGCTCGATTTCGGCGGGCCGAAGCAGTAG
- a CDS encoding TRAP transporter small permease subunit: MRPLLALSNSIDWLNEKLGGICNWLVLAACVVSAANAMIRYAFGYSSNAWLELQWYMFAVFVMFGASYTFKKNEHVRVEILYLMLSERGQLKLDLIGTLFFLIPSCLLLSYLSWPFFMQAYAVGETSSNAGGLLRWPIKLVVPVGFVFLALQGVSEVIKRIAALQGYVVIDAKYERPTQ; encoded by the coding sequence ATGCGCCCATTGTTGGCACTGAGTAACTCGATCGATTGGCTCAATGAAAAACTAGGCGGCATCTGTAACTGGCTCGTGCTCGCAGCCTGCGTGGTGAGTGCCGCCAATGCGATGATCCGCTACGCGTTCGGCTACTCTTCCAACGCCTGGCTCGAATTGCAGTGGTACATGTTCGCCGTCTTCGTGATGTTCGGTGCCTCCTATACGTTCAAGAAGAACGAGCATGTCCGGGTTGAAATCCTGTACCTGATGCTGTCCGAACGCGGTCAGCTCAAACTCGACCTGATCGGCACGCTGTTCTTCCTGATCCCGTCCTGCCTGCTGCTCAGCTACCTGTCCTGGCCGTTCTTCATGCAGGCCTACGCCGTCGGCGAGACTTCGAGCAATGCCGGCGGCCTGCTGCGCTGGCCGATCAAGCTCGTCGTTCCCGTGGGCTTCGTTTTCCTGGCGCTGCAAGGCGTCTCCGAGGTGATCAAGCGCATCGCGGCCCTGCAGGGCTATGTCGTGATCGATGCGAAGTACGAGAGGCCGACCCAATGA
- a CDS encoding 3-hydroxybutyryl-CoA dehydrogenase: MIEQIGIVGAGTMGNGIAQVCAAAGLPVVMTDISDAALTRGMSVVTNSLERLVNKQKMTDADRQAALARITTTTDNTKFSTCDLVIEAATENEELKVKILKDLCTKIRPQALLATNTSSISITKLAAATDRPDRFIGMHFFNPVPLMALLELIRGLQTSDDTHAKAEAFAKRVGKVAITAKNSPGFAVNRILCPMINEAIFALQEGIATAEDLDAGMKLGCNHPIGPLALADMIGLDTMLSVMEVFYEGFNDPKYRPAPLLKEMVAAGHLGRKTGQGFYSYGK, encoded by the coding sequence ATGATCGAACAAATCGGTATCGTAGGCGCGGGCACCATGGGTAACGGCATCGCCCAGGTGTGCGCCGCAGCCGGTCTTCCCGTTGTCATGACCGACATCTCCGACGCCGCGCTGACGCGGGGCATGTCGGTGGTCACGAACAGCCTGGAGCGCCTCGTCAACAAGCAGAAGATGACCGACGCCGACCGGCAGGCCGCGCTGGCGCGGATCACGACGACCACTGACAATACGAAGTTTTCCACCTGCGATCTCGTGATCGAGGCGGCGACCGAGAACGAAGAGCTGAAGGTCAAGATCCTGAAGGATCTCTGCACGAAGATCCGGCCGCAGGCGCTGCTCGCCACCAACACCTCCTCGATCTCGATCACCAAGCTTGCCGCTGCGACCGACCGGCCGGACCGCTTCATCGGCATGCACTTCTTCAATCCGGTGCCGCTAATGGCGCTGCTGGAACTGATCCGCGGCCTGCAGACGTCGGATGACACCCACGCCAAGGCGGAAGCCTTTGCAAAACGGGTCGGCAAGGTCGCGATCACGGCGAAGAACAGCCCGGGCTTCGCGGTCAACCGCATCCTGTGCCCGATGATCAACGAGGCGATCTTTGCGCTTCAGGAAGGTATTGCCACAGCCGAAGACCTCGATGCCGGCATGAAGCTCGGCTGCAATCACCCGATCGGCCCGCTGGCGCTCGCCGACATGATCGGCCTCGACACCATGCTGTCGGTGATGGAGGTGTTCTACGAAGGCTTCAACGACCCGAAATACCGCCCCGCGCCGCTGCTGAAGGAAATGGTCGCTGCCGGCCATCTCGGCCGCAAGACCGGGCAGGGGTTTTATAGTTACGGGAAGTGA